From Salinicola endophyticus:
GACGATAACTGCAAGGCGACCGCTGAAAGAGAGACCCGCCTGCCGGGCGGGCGCGTTCAGGTCTCTTGGGTGCGCGAGAGGGACTCGATGATTTTACAGTGAGCCACCGTATCCGCCCTGCAGCAGCGATCGAGCCGGTCGAGTTCCTGCTCCAGTTGCCGAAGATCCTGCAATCTGGACCTGACTCGCTCGAGCTGTTCCCGAATGATCGAATCGACCTGCCGACATGGCGCGTTTTCGTCGTCGGCGAGGCCGAGTAGCGACTTTACCTCCTCGAGACTCAGCCCCAGATGCCGGGCGCGCCTGATGAAGATCAGACGGTCCCGCTCGCGCGCCGTGTACAAGCGATAACCGCCCGGCGTTCGGGTGGCCGGCGATATCAGCCCGACACGCTCGTAATAGCGAATGGTCACCGCCTTGGTCCCCGTTGCCTCGGCGAGCTGACCGATGGTGAGCCGCGACTCCATGACGCTTGACCCTATAGCCACTAGAACCTTCATGCTAGCAGTCGGTCATTCGAGGAGGTATCGATATGGACGCCTGCTGCGAGAGCAAGGCTGGCGAACTGGCGCAACTACGTGGCGCCCAGGCCAGGGTGTTGTATTGGGTGCTCGGTATCAACGCCACGATGTTCGTGATCGAATTCGTGGCGGGCTGGCTGATCGGCTCGACCGCCCTGCTGGCAGACTCGCTCGACATGTTCGGAGATGCCACCATCTACGCGCTGACGCTTTATGCGCTCGACCGCAGCGACAGGACGCGGGCCGGCGCGGCGCTGATCAAGAGCCTGTTCATGCTGCTCTTCGGCCTGGCGGTCATCGCCGAGGCCATCCACAAGAGCCTCACCGGTAGCGTGCCCGAAGCCAGCGCCATGGGCGCCATCGGCGGGCTGGCTCTGGCGGCCAACACGGCCTGCTTCTGCATGCTGCTGCGCTACCGCTCGGCGGACCTCAATATGCGCTCGACCTGGCTCTGCTCGCGCAACGATCTCATCGCCAATGGCAGCGTGGTGCTGGCGGCGGTCGCGGTCAGCGTCACCGGGACACTCTGGCCCGATGTGATCGTCGGGCTGGCCATCGCCGCGCTGTTTCTGCACTCGGCCTGGCGGATCGGGCGCGAGGCGATAGCCGCCTGGCGAACGCCGGAATCAGTCCGCGACGAGACACCTCGACCTGACAGCAACGTCGAAGCCAATGGCTGTTGCGGTTCGAAGTCCTGTTGCGGTGATTGAGACGGCTGGGATCGAGACGGAATACAACGCGGGATACAACCGAGCACGTCATAAACGAAAACCGCCACCCGGCATGAGCACGGGTGGCGGTTTTCGTCAAAAGATGTCGCGCAAAAGGACTTGAATGTGGCTACAAGCGACTATGGCAACCAAGAAAAAAATCCAAAGCACGCCGACATAGACAACACTACCTATATCATAAAAACTTATCCGACCATCCTCTTCCGCTCAGCCCCACAGCGCATCTAAATTTTTTAGATACGCGTCCTAGGCAACATAAAACCCCACCCATATAAAAAGTAGCGACCCAGGGCATAAACCTCAGCCATTTTAACTACAACAAACCGTTCTCAACTGTTCAAAAAGGGGTCTGAAATTCTCAAAACTCTGTGCTGGCTGACCAACAACCCAGTCCGCAAATCTTCTCTTAGTTCGCTTAGCCACTTTTTTTGAAAAGTAATTTTTGCCTTCCGGAAGGTGGAGAGACAACAGATCCGTCAGATTAATAGTAGTTGAGAAATCAGGATCGCTTATTTTTGCAACCCTATCTTCAACTTCAATTCGACCTTCAGCAATGGCTTTTTCGATCACTTCCGAAGGAAACATGTATTCAATAGCCACTGGCAAGTTTAAATTACCACCCAGAGCGTCAACAACTTTATTCTCAAGAGTCTGAAACTCTTCCGGCATTGGCAAGATACCAGCGTACAGCAACCTGTCAGGACAAAACTCAAGAAACTCGGTCCCATCTACTCTTGGGAAAGAGGTGAACTCTTTTATTTGCTTCCTTCCTTCTTGATCCCTATCAAAAAGCCCAATCACCGCATGTGAAAACTCTTTAGAAAGAACCTTGGCTGACTTCAAGTATGGAGGTATATTTGTGGCACCTTCTGCATGTAGAAATTCACAAAAAGGCTCATCCCCTGGGTAAAGCTTTGAATACGCCTCGTCTAAAATAATTTTATCTGTAACCCCTTCAACTATAACATGAGGAATTTCATGCTGCCCAAGCTCCCTATCCAACCTTGTAACAGTTTCTTTGAGAGATTCAATTTGCTCATAAGCCTCTCTAGCCCTATCGGCAACAAGTGCCGCGACGCCTAGCTTCCTATCAAGCACATCTTTCAAAGAGACTTTTTCCACTCTAGTCTCGTTCCCATCCTCTGCAATCTCTTGATATACATACCACTTAGAAACCCCTGGTCCTTTCAGGTCATAAAAAGCGGGGGAATGAGTTGTAAGGAAAATTTGATTATCTTGACAAAAACCTTCTCTAAATTGCTTTGCAAGTTCAAAAGCAGGGCCAAGTTCCAGAGATGTCTCCGGCTCTTCGTAAGCCCATATATGATGAGTCTTAGTGTGAGAGGCGATAAAATCCAGGATATAAGGAATGTGTCTGCTCTGAATACCATCCCCTCTCTTTTGTAAGGGTACGTTGTGGTCACCATACCCAGTAGAAAAATCCAAAGCATTGAAGAGCACACGTAAATTTGTTGGTGGCTGGATATTGCTTTTTATCCCTACCCCTTGCTCTATTTGCTCACTCATGTCCATAGTGCTTTCATTCAAGCTATTCATCAACTCCTCTGTCGAAGTTATAAGACCTGCCTTCTCGTCTTCCAGCAGCGCATCGTGGAGCAACGACAAATAGTGACTAAAAATATCTCTACCTCGTACCGCAGGGACATAATGGAATGCGATTTTATTCAGAAATCGAGCTATAGCTGTTGATGGCAGATCTTTAGGATATGTAGTTTCAGGCTGATCGGAATATCTATTCCAGACCTTTTTTATCACGAACTCGTCAGGCAAAGACCTCCAACCAAGAAAATTATAAAAATGTACTTTTATCCAAATGGTCGCCCTACCCTTTGTATCTCTAGCCTCTTGTTCTCTTTTCCTCGTCAGGTCATCCGTAAAATAATAAACCTGACCAAGTTCAGTCTTGTTATTGAAAAACATATTTAGCGCCTTTAATACATTCGACTTCCCGCTATCATTATTTCCTATAAGGATATTTAGGTCGTCAACCCCTTTCAAGTCAACAGAGTAGATTGATCTAAAATAATTAATCTCTACCTTCTTGATTATCTTAACAATTCACAACCTAACATTAAAGATAAATTAAAGACATCCATATCAAAACAAAGAGCCTAAACCTAGCACTGCTGAGCCTACCTCAAAATATTCTTACTACCCAGTATTGGGGTGGCCTAGCTCTCTCAAAACCAGCGATTTAGCGCGCAGACGGGGAATCGACAGCAAACCGTCGCAGCAGACGAAAAATCCGCCGTTCCAGCCCCCTGTAGCGACCACGGCTGCCACAAGCGTAGCCATACAGGAACACTTAACACGATTCAGGCTTTAGCAGGAATCTCATAATGTCTTGTCGATTGGTTGAATGTCGCGTTTAGGCAAGATCTCTAGGCCGAGGCTTCGGGGACTGTCGACGAGCATGACATTTCAGCCCCATATTGGGCGAGGGCTGATCGCATAGCGCGGGAACAAAAACAAAACCGCCACCCGGCGTGAGCACGGGTGGCGGTTTTCGTCAAAAAATGGCGCGCCCTAAAGGATTCGAACCTTTGACCTTTGCCTCCGGAGGGCAACGCTCTATCCAGCTGAGCTAAGGGCGCGTATTGCAGTTGTCACAAGCGGTGGCTCACCCAGCGCTGGGCCGTTCTGCGAACGGCGGGCAACGCTTCCCTCCGGCTGCGCCTTCGGGTCCGGTCCACTGCGCTGCATCGCAGTGGCCGCTTCGCCGGGCAAAAGCGAGCTTTTGCGCTTCCGGCTACGCCCAGCTGAGCCTAAGGGCGCGTAGTGCAGATTGTCGCAAGACGGTGTTCGCCCGTTTGCGGCGCGGCCATCCTACCTGCTCGCCTGCGGGGTGTCCAGCCTCGGGCTTTGGCCTACGTCAGAGCGACCAGGCACCGCCGTCCCATGCCTACGCAAATCTAAAAAATTGTTACATTAAGAAACATTAATTGAACTTAGCTCAATTTTCTGTCGATATAGCGACTGAACACGCAGCAACGAAAAAAAGAGCGCCGTCGAATCGGCGCCTAGAATCCGCGAGGCCTAGCGTGAGGGCAGCGGAGCCACCATCCAAGGACCCTATCGCCATGTCTATCCTCAAGCGCAGCGTCAAACTCAGGCTCGGTACGAGTCTGGGCCTGTGTATCGCCATGCTGATCGCCACCGGCCTGATCGGGCTCTATGGCGCCAGCCAGGAGCGTGACCAAGTCGAAGCCACCTATACCAACAACCTGCTGCCCATCACCACGCTGGGCCAGGTGCGCACCGACCTTCTGCTCAACCTCGGTTTGACGAGCGAGGCGATGCTCTCGGGCCAGGACGCTGACCTGACCGACATCAGCCAGCGGATCAGCGAGAACCGCCAGCGGATCAGCGAGAACTGGACCCGCTACGACCAGACGAGCGTCAAGGATGGTGCCGAAGCGGCGGCCGCCAAGGCGTTTCCTGGGTATCACGACACGCTGGAGTCTCAGCTCGACGACGTGCTGCGCGACCTCAAAGCCGGCAATCTCGCCAGCGCCACGGCAACCATGAACGGCCCCGTGAGGCAGAGCTACAAGGACATTCTCGGGAGCCTGCAGCAGGCGATCCAGGCCAATATCACCCAGGCCGACAACGGCTTCGCCGCGGCTGAGAAGAGTTTCAGCAATCTGCGCCTGCTGATCATCGGCAGTATCGTGCTCGCCACCCTGCTGGCCGGTTTGCTCACACTGTGGCTGATACGCGGCGTGATGACCCCGCTGGGCAAGGCGCGGCAACTGGCCACGGCCCTCTCCGAAGGGCGTCTGGATACCCATATCGAGGTCACCTGCCAGGATGAGTTCGGCGACATGCTGCGCGACCTCACCACGATGCAGGCACGCCTGACTCAGGTCGTCACTGCCGTGCGC
This genomic window contains:
- a CDS encoding cation diffusion facilitator family transporter gives rise to the protein MDACCESKAGELAQLRGAQARVLYWVLGINATMFVIEFVAGWLIGSTALLADSLDMFGDATIYALTLYALDRSDRTRAGAALIKSLFMLLFGLAVIAEAIHKSLTGSVPEASAMGAIGGLALAANTACFCMLLRYRSADLNMRSTWLCSRNDLIANGSVVLAAVAVSVTGTLWPDVIVGLAIAALFLHSAWRIGREAIAAWRTPESVRDETPRPDSNVEANGCCGSKSCCGD
- a CDS encoding helix-turn-helix domain-containing protein; its protein translation is MESRLTIGQLAEATGTKAVTIRYYERVGLISPATRTPGGYRLYTARERDRLIFIRRARHLGLSLEEVKSLLGLADDENAPCRQVDSIIREQLERVRSRLQDLRQLEQELDRLDRCCRADTVAHCKIIESLSRTQET
- a CDS encoding AAA family ATPase; protein product: MKGVDDLNILIGNNDSGKSNVLKALNMFFNNKTELGQVYYFTDDLTRKREQEARDTKGRATIWIKVHFYNFLGWRSLPDEFVIKKVWNRYSDQPETTYPKDLPSTAIARFLNKIAFHYVPAVRGRDIFSHYLSLLHDALLEDEKAGLITSTEELMNSLNESTMDMSEQIEQGVGIKSNIQPPTNLRVLFNALDFSTGYGDHNVPLQKRGDGIQSRHIPYILDFIASHTKTHHIWAYEEPETSLELGPAFELAKQFREGFCQDNQIFLTTHSPAFYDLKGPGVSKWYVYQEIAEDGNETRVEKVSLKDVLDRKLGVAALVADRAREAYEQIESLKETVTRLDRELGQHEIPHVIVEGVTDKIILDEAYSKLYPGDEPFCEFLHAEGATNIPPYLKSAKVLSKEFSHAVIGLFDRDQEGRKQIKEFTSFPRVDGTEFLEFCPDRLLYAGILPMPEEFQTLENKVVDALGGNLNLPVAIEYMFPSEVIEKAIAEGRIEVEDRVAKISDPDFSTTINLTDLLSLHLPEGKNYFSKKVAKRTKRRFADWVVGQPAQSFENFRPLFEQLRTVCCS